The Setaria italica strain Yugu1 chromosome VIII, Setaria_italica_v2.0, whole genome shotgun sequence genome includes the window CGGTTGGTCCCGTGGTGCAAAGAAGGATGTCCGGTCATGGGGCAGGGATGAAGGACACGTCGCAGACGGCATGCCCACATGCCACAAGGCAGGTGCTGGCCGCGTAGCCGACGGAGATGGGAGTGGTGAATGTTGTATCCCATAGTGAAGGAGCCACAGGGGAACGCGTGACCTGGATCAAAATTANNNNNNNNNNNNNNNNNNNNNNNNNNNNNNNNNNNNNNNNNNNNNNNNNNNNNNNNNNNNNNNNNNNNNNNNNNNNNNNNNNNNNNNNNNNNNNNNNNNNCCCATGCGAGCCAAGCTCACTGGTGCTGGGGCCACATTGCATATACTGGGGCTGGGGGACGTGGCCGCCCGCCTCCCCGCGCCGAGGGGCCGTGCCCCCGCCCGCCAACGGAGCCGCAGCCACCCACCTCCCGCACCAAGGGGGGGGGGCGCCACCCGCCACCGGAGTCGCAGCTGCCCACCTCCTGCATTGAgggggccgcgcgccgccgctgggggCGAGGGTTGCGCCGGCCGACCTCCAATGCAGAGAGAGAGGGGTGAGGGAGTGGACGGTGGAGTTGGAAGAAGATAAGTTAGAGTGGCTCCTACAAttatttcttcattttttattttccttttaaaaTATATTTGTGAGTTcttaaatgatctcaaatggAAAAATTGTCAACCATAAAGTTTTATATTTCATTGAGCTCTACAATTTAGATATAAGTTTTTATGCATATGAGATGACATGAGAAAGTTTGCattcaaaaaatacatccaCTAAACTCATTCACATATACTCGCACATATACTCATACATTCACATACACTTGTACTATATACTTATAAATATTTAGAGCCGTTGAATGTTACAACTTTCATATAGATCTTGTCTGTATCCGAAGTACTTTGAAAATTCAAGAATTTTatatttcaaaactagagaacttataataatattttgaaGTATTAACAATACCAAATTGAAAACTTCTCAACTTCAAAATTTTCAGTCTCGTCGAGCTCTACCGGTTTGATGTGGAGCTTCTGTATAGCcgaagtcatttgaaaattcaaagtTTTAGATTTTGAAACTAGAGAACTTAAACTGgtattttgaaatattaaacaatctcaaatgaaaaCTTTTCAACTACAAACTTTTAGGTTACGTCGAGCTATACaatttataaattttatctTCATCCTAGATAATATGAAAAGTTATGATTTTCTCCGCACGACCATTTCTAGGGGCAGGTGCTCCTGAAAATGATTTCCAGGGGCGGATCGATTACTACAGTAACCTGCACCTTTTGTAGGTGCAGGTAGCAATTTCGTCCGCCTTTAGAAAAAAATGGAGCACTTCTACAAATTGTTTATGTGGTAAGGGTACTCAGCCAACATCTTTGCTAGCCCGGCTTCGAGCACGGGGATgggtggcggcgctggtgggtGGGAGAAGAATATTCCAGGGACATACTCGTCGTGGTTCACTTCATCGAACACGGTGAGTGGGTTTATTAAGATGGTGGCTGCTGGAGTATCCCTGGCACTCGCGGAGCCGTAGGCTGGGTTGACGGACTTGGAAGTGTGCACGGTGATCTCCGTTTCGATCGAGAAATGTGTTGTGGTGATGAAAACCTAATGCAAACTATATATGGTTGCTCGATACATGTGTCCAATGTATAGGTTAGGTGGCCTTTAGAAATGGTTGGTATCAAGCTGCCCGTGGATGTAACTTCCTTTTTCAAGTAcggcatcatgcatgcatcttggCTATGGCTAAGATGCAATGTCGATTATGAAAGGATGGATTGCGCTGCAGAAACACATTTTTTTCGATAAGGGTAACTTTATTAATCTTAGACAATTACATCAAGGTGATACAATCGAACTAAGATCTTTCCCAGCCTCTGGATAGCTAAGATGCACACaaagaaaaggtaaaaaagaaaaagaatgacATGATAACATGTCGCAGCGTACTACAACACACAACATAATCTTCAAAACCGATCACTATCCTATCAACACCTCTCTAAAAACAACGCCGAAACAGCATGCAAGCGCACACCACCGAGCGGGTGGCCCAGACCCATGCACGCCGGCCACGGATCCAAGCCCCCAACGATGGGGCCGCGGGGCGGCAATGCGGGCAGGCCAGACACCACCGAGCGGGTGGCCCAGACCCATGCACGCCAGCCACGGATCCAAGCCCCCAACGATGGGGCCGCGGGGCGGCAATGCGGGCAGGCCAGTCGCCCTCTTGAGCGCCGCGCCACAGACCGACGGCTCCTCCAGATCCACGCCGGATCAGGTCTACCACGCCACAAAATCGGCTCGAGGAGCCTCCGGCGAGCCACCGGGGACGCAGAGGGGGAGGAGCACTGctgcgcccggccgccgccgccgctcccgcacgcctatcgccgcctccacctcctccctccttgCCGGCCGCGGGTCTCCTCCTTCGTCGGTAAGGCACCTCTCATCACCTTACAAATCCCCCGATTTGTCCTCAGAGGTTGGATCCCCCCTGTCCCTCCGAATTTAATTTCCAAATATGCTGTCTCAAGGTCGCCATGTCTGCCGCCGTCTCCCCCAGCTGCATGCTTCTGGAGCCCTTCGTCTTTCgcaaggacgacgacgagtcCTTCCCGGACGAGGGAGAGGCGCCCATCAGGGCGACAGGCACCACCTCCTGGGGCGCCCAGTTCCGCATCGCCTTCTCCCTCGCCAAGCCCCCGCAGATCTCCCGCCTCTACGCGCAGCTGCCGGTGCCGGGATTTCTTGATCGCAATGTGGCGAGTCCCTTAAGCATCGTGGCGACCCACCGCCATCTCGCCCTGGTTCGCGTCGCCACCTGGACGTCTGAAATGGTTACGGTGCAGAacttcttcatcttcaccgccgaCGAGGGTCCTTCCTCATCGCTCAAAGCGCTCCCCCCTTGTACCGAGCCCGAGTTTGACTATACCCGCCATAGTGTCCGGgtacctcgtcgtcgtcgtcttcctgaTGGTACTCCCCGCATGCTGCATGTCGGAAACTTGGGCTTCTGGTGCCGAGGCAAAGAGTTCGTGGTGGCAGAGCTCACTTTTTTCAAACCGATCAACCACGATAAGGTCTTCGCTGACATCTGCTTGCTGCACTCAGATAGAGATCAACTTGGCGCCACATGGAAGTCCATGCGTGTGGAATTCCTGTCCACTGACGACCCTGATGATGCTGATCTCTTTCAAATCTCCTGGTGGTGTACCGAAGCTGTCATCCCCTTCGACAAATGGCTGTGCTGGATCGACTACCACCGAGGCATCCTCTTCTGTGACATGTCCAAACTGCCCAACCCCCCTACCGTCTCCTTCATCTGGTTCCCTCTGGACAGGTTGCCTATTTCCGGCAATCGCACGGGCACATCCACCATGTGCTACCGTGCCGTGTCCGTCGTCGACCGCGGCCGTGCGCTCAAGTTTGTCAATATCACCCGCCACGATGGCATTCCCTTTGAAGCACTCAAACCCGGCACCGGCTTCACCATCACCTGCCACACCCTCGTGTTAGGTCGCGGCAGCATGGCGTGGAAGGAGGACTACACGGTCACCTCCGGTGAGCTCTGGGAGGCCAACACTCCTGAGCGCCTCCCGCGCTGCATCCTCATGTTCCCTCAAGTCGACATCGACAGGCCACATGTAGTGCACTTCCTTTACATTGAGTTTGGATATTATGCCCGCAAGAAGATGTGGGTGGTCTCCATCGACATGAGCACCAAGACTGTGGAGTCATTTTCTCTGTATATCAATGGGCATGAGGGCCTTGAAACTGACGACGCTGACTTGATCGACCTGATCGAACGAAAGTCCGTGTCCCCCTGGCCCTTCCTCCCTTGTGAGTTCCCCAAGTTCCTCAATTTATCAAGGTACGTAATATTGCTGCTGCCCTTTTATCTATCAGCTATTTATCACTCAATAGATTTCGATTCTGCCGGTTCCATATTTGAATATTGCTGCACATGTATGCAAGTTGGCATTTCATATGTTGTAGTGTACCCTCTTTCTCCAACCTGCAGAATACTAGCGTAGCCTGCAGCCTACTAAGCATTTGAGCCTTGAAGCTTATGATTGGAAGATAAGAGCTGCCAATATGTACCCTCTGTTATATGCTGTTGGAAATTGCTAGCAGTTAGAACTCAAGTATACTACTTTTTACCTTCAAGTGTTGTCTGTTTTTGGCAATTCTTTCCTAAGTAAACAACTACTTTACGAATCACCGACCTTGCATGCTAAGCCTTCTCTTGGTTGCAGTACAAAAGCAAGTTTAATTTGAACATCATCCATCTAGATCATTTTTAATCCGCTAcagtattttattttattgcagGAAGAGGGAGCATATGGAATGAGTCTATTCCTGCCAACTTCATGGTTGTTGTCTTCCCGACCAACCATTTTGCATCCGTCTGAATGGTTCCACAAGGAAGGCTCCTGTCTTGCTTGTCAACAAGATTGAAGGAGCAGTGTTTCATGCTGTGGCCTAGGAAGCATCTATCTTTTATGGTCTATTTTTATGCTGTATGAACGGATAAGTTATATCAAGTTTATCGTGTGTCGTCAAGAAAGAAGTTTGTCGTGTGTCCTGCCTTTTTAAGTACAATCTTTAGATTGTGTCACTGTGTGGATGAGCCACTTTGGTCCTTGAACTTGCCTGTGTTGTACCAAGGTTGCGCTGTCGTCGTTTGGTGCCATGCGAGATAGAGAAATGATGTAGAGATATGCTTGCCGCTTTGCTCTGCTGGGCCTTGGCACAAGAAGATAGCAGGCTGTGCGGCGTCTGCAGCAGCTCACGGATTGTACAAGTGATCTGTCGCTTACAACTTGCTGTTATGATCTAACAAAAGCGGAACGAATCCTATGACAAGTTGGAAGAACGCTTAACATGGTCATCAGTTCTGAACAGAGTTAGCatatcactacgggaaaccttaaattcgccgagtgttttctttttgccgagtgttttttttcggacactcggcaaacaagctctttgccgcgTACCATACACCAGTNNNNNNNNNNNNNNNNNNNNNNNNNNNNNNNNNNNNNNNNNNNNNNNNNNNNNNNNNNNNNNNNNNNNNNNNNNNNNNNNNNNNNNNNNNNNNNNNNNNNNNNNNNNNNNNNNNNNNNNNNNNNNNNNNNNNNTccacataattttttttgtatagAAGTTGGTGTATCCACCACTTcgtaaacttataatcattggtTACAAACCTAAGCAGAAAGGAGAAGGCATGTATATAATCTACAGGTTCAGGAAAGAGCAGGGGTAGGAAGGGAGCTGCTTTCTGGATAACAAATATAGTGCTGCATGCCTGGCATGCACGTTGGAGGCAGCAGCACTTGacactggggggcatgtgtgtGTAATTATACGAAATACTACTCCATGGTCCATGGGCACTTGAGTCTCAAGGCAGCTGGGAAGTGGATGGAATAGCAGCGTTGTCAATTGAGCTAATGACATGGTCAGAAATTAAGAGCGACAGACAAATTAAGTAACTTGTGTGACACATGCATTATATTGGTCGCACTGCCGTCTCAATAATACAACTTCTTTATTTCAAAGTTCACAAATTAAGCATAAAAAATATATGATCGACGATTATTGTGATCGAACAGGAGAATTTAGGGAAATAATACAGTTATGGGAACGAAAGCATCGATCGCAGTAGTAGGAAACAACATGTAGCAGTTCTCATTCTTGAGGGACTGCACTACAAGTGTTATCTGGTAGGACTTGGATCGATTCTCATTCTCCTCGAGCTGCTGCCGTACACGTTCCAGCGACCGATACAAAAGCAAACCTTCAGCGGTCCGACGATACAACTCACCATCTACCAAAGTGAACTTGAAAGTCCTTCGTTGGACTTTTCTATCAACTGAGTGCTCAGGATTCTGCAAATAATCCATCAGAGGTCTTCTCTAGTCATCTACTTCATCCTCAAGAGTTTTGGAGCAAACAATGGCTGAACTAGAATTTTCATCAGACAGATCGGTCAGACCGATCGCCTAAGCAGTCAAACCGGtgggaccggtcagaccggttggagGGAGCGGTTGGACCGATTCCTCCCGGGCATAACCTCAGCTTCGTAGAATGTCGGCTTTTGTTCATGAAAATTTCTTTTCTGCACGTTATAGCTAGACGCTTGCTGAGCCAGAGCATTAGCGCTCGGATTCTCTTCCCTTGCTACATGGTAAATAACAAATTCATCCAAGCAAGATATGATATCTAGGCATTTATCAAGACAAGCATTTAGAAATCCATCTAAACATTGGCATACCTTAGATACATGCTGCACTACCAGTAGGGAATCACCAAAAGCTTCTATATGTTTTACTCCAATGTCATGCAAAATCTCCAACCCAAATAAGAGAGCTTCATATTCGGTGTGGTTATTAGTGCAATCATAATCTAATCGGTTGAGAGCTTCAAAAACAACTCCATTCGGTGATATAAGAACTAAACTAATACCGCAGCCACTTTTGCAAACCGATCCATCAAAATGCAATTTTCATGGAGTAAAAGTAATATAACCGATATCTAAATCAAGTTGCTCATCTCAACAATAAAATCACCCATAATTTGACCTTTCATGGATTTCAAAGGTTTACAAGCCGGATCATATTCAATTAAAGCATATGCCCATTTACCAATTATACCACTTAAAATTGGTCTAtgcaacatgtatttaattatATCGGTTTGACATGCTACTATGCAAGTATTTGGTAACAAATAATGCCTCAACTTGGTACAAGAATAATATAATGAAAAGTATAACTTTTCAATAAATGTATACCTTTTCTCGGTGTCCAATAATCTTCTACCGACACATGTAACAATATACTCCTTGCCTTCAATTTCTTGAGTCAAAATAGCTCCAATAACACCATGTTCAGCCGCCACATTGTAACACCTCGTGTTTTGATAGCCTAAAAATGGCAATGAAAGGTTAATgatg containing:
- the LOC101759291 gene encoding uncharacterized protein LOC101759291 — its product is MGPRGGNAGRPVALLSAAPQTDGSSRSTPDQVYHATKSARGASGEPPGTQRGRSTAAPGRRRRSRTPIAASTSSLLAGRGSPPSSVAMSAAVSPSCMLLEPFVFRKDDDESFPDEGEAPIRATGTTSWGAQFRIAFSLAKPPQISRLYAQLPVPGFLDRNVASPLSIVATHRHLALVRVATWTSEMVTVQNFFIFTADEGPSSSLKALPPCTEPEFDYTRHSVRVPRRRRLPDGTPRMLHVGNLGFWCRGKEFVVAELTFFKPINHDKVFADICLLHSDRDQLGATWKSMRVEFLSTDDPDDADLFQISWWCTEAVIPFDKWLCWIDYHRGILFCDMSKLPNPPTVSFIWFPLDRLPISGNRTGTSTMCYRAVSVVDRGRALKFVNITRHDGIPFEALKPGTGFTITCHTLVLGRGSMAWKEDYTVTSGELWEANTPERLPRCILMFPQVDIDRPHVVHFLYIEFGYYARKKMWVVSIDMSTKTVESFSLYINGHEGLETDDADLIDLIERKSVSPWPFLPCEFPKFLNLSRKREHME